The Streptomyces sp. NBC_00659 genomic interval GGTCTCTCGAAGTGGGGTTCACCCGCATCGAGGGAGGACTGGCGCTGCTCACCCAGCGCGACGACCAGACGGCCAAGGACCTCGATGACCTCAGCACCCGGATCGTCGCGCTCGAACACACCCGCTGGCCACTGCCCACCGTCGCCGTCGTCGCGGCCGTGGGCGCGCTGGCCGTGGCGGTCTGGCAGGCTCTGGGGCACTAGGCCCAGGGGGCTGTGAGGGGGGACCGGATCAGGGCAACGCGTCCTGCCCGAGCCTGAGATGGTGCAGGAGGAGCAGTGCGGCCGCCATGTTGGCGGCCGGGACCTCACCGCGGGCGACCATGTCGGGAACGAGCTTCAGGGGAACCCACTCCCGGCGGTCCGACTCGAAGTCGTCCACGGGGTGTCCGATGTACGCGCCCTCGTCGGCCCAGTAGATGTGATGCCGGGCGTCGGTGAGCCCGTTGGAGGGCTCGACACTCATCAGATGCCTCAGGGGTCCCGGCCGCCACCCGGTCTCCTCCTCCAGTTCGCGGGCCGCCGCCACGGCGATGTCCTCGCCGTCCTCCACGACGCCCGCCGGGAGCTCCCATCCCCAGCTGT includes:
- a CDS encoding NUDIX hydrolase, giving the protein MQWTKQNEQTVYENRWFSVNLADVELPDGRHLDHFLIRLRPVAVATVVNDANEVLLLWRHRFITDSWGWELPAGVVEDGEDIAVAAARELEEETGWRPGPLRHLMSVEPSNGLTDARHHIYWADEGAYIGHPVDDFESDRREWVPLKLVPDMVARGEVPAANMAAALLLLHHLRLGQDALP